One genomic window of Lepeophtheirus salmonis chromosome 5, UVic_Lsal_1.4, whole genome shotgun sequence includes the following:
- the LOC121117632 gene encoding uncharacterized protein, translated as MNNIFKGVLLTIAFTTVLGQEPPIVGGFSEAEISDEVSGVAEEVLDQLASHFGAEDGCSLKLENITDVKTQVVAGTNYLFSLEISSDGESCENEVKICSDVKVYKPLPFACSSRIDTCLSLVESEKILCIPSTNEDPPLVIGEYSSIENVTENEEIQKVAQKAVKFLYHLFNTSSACPIHLREVVQASEQIVDGTNYKLEIQVETDGANFECEYVQKQCSNIIVHEPLAHCPHDEEDCILPVDLQEVECVEINQIFDETTST; from the exons ATGAACAACATATTCAAAGGAGTGCTTCTAACAATTGCCTTCACTACag TCCTTGGACAAGAACCTCCAATTGTGGGTGGGTTTTCTGAGGCCGAAATTAGTGATGAAGTATCTGGAGTAGCCGAAGAAGTGTTAGATCAATTGGCCTCCCACTTTGGAGCAGAAGATGGGTGTAGTTTAAAGTTAGAGAATATAACTGATGTCAAGACTCAG GTTGTTGCTGGTACCAACTATTTATTCAGCCTAGAGATCTCTTCTGATGGAGAATCGTGTGAGaatgaagttaaaatttgtTCGGATGTCAAAGTTTACAAGCCCCTACCATTTGCCTGTTCCAGTCGTATTGACACCTGTCTATCCCTAGTTGAATCGGAGAAAATCCTATGTATTCCATCAACAAATG AGGATCCTCCATTGGTAATTGGTGAATATTCTTCAATAGAAAATGTGACTGAAAATGAGGAAATCCAGAAAGTAGCCCAAAAAGCAGTCAAGTTCTTGTATCATTTGTTTAATACATCCTCAGCATGTCCTATTCATTTACGAGAAGTTGTCCAAGCAAGTGAACAG attgtggatggtacaaattataaattggaaaTTCAAGTGGAAACAGATGGAGCTAATTTTGAATGTGAATATGTTCAAAAACAATGTTCAAATATCATCGTTCATGAACCTTTAGCACATTGTCCTCATGATGAAGAGGATTGCATTCTTCCAGTTGATCTTCAAGAAGTGGAGTGCGTAGAAATTAATCAAA TTTTTGACGAGACAACTTCGACATAG